The Methanosphaera stadtmanae DSM 3091 genome includes a window with the following:
- a CDS encoding class I SAM-dependent methyltransferase — translation MKGIKITKKNANNIRKNLIKENQIHRDYKIKSDDKYVYIPLIENYNEKLIKSLIDNYTITIDDYNFIPYKHRAKNFMEYLDNKIPQNELEDIRKSFDIIGDIVILEIPPELENEKKVIGQAVLDFTKRKSVYYKKSKIQGVRRTRELEHIAGIDNLETIHKEFGIRFKLNPSTVYFSPRLATERLRVVKEVKENEVIIDFFAGIGSFPISIAHRKNAKIYSVDINPEAYKYVQENIKLNKLVGTVIPIEGDIRKVIDKLPLANRIIMNLPGTAKEFLTVAINHLQKDGILNYYEFSSDYETVIKRVEKAAYPRETDVLNIRKVKSQSPGVWHIALDMKIK, via the coding sequence ATGAAAGGTATAAAAATTACTAAAAAAAATGCAAATAACATACGAAAAAATCTAATTAAAGAAAATCAAATACACAGAGACTATAAAATAAAAAGTGATGACAAATACGTCTATATTCCATTAATAGAAAACTACAATGAAAAATTAATTAAATCCTTAATTGATAACTACACTATAACAATTGATGACTATAATTTTATACCTTATAAACATAGAGCTAAAAACTTCATGGAATACCTTGATAATAAAATACCTCAAAATGAACTTGAAGATATAAGAAAATCCTTTGATATTATCGGTGATATTGTAATACTAGAAATTCCACCAGAACTTGAAAATGAAAAAAAAGTCATTGGTCAAGCAGTACTTGATTTTACTAAAAGAAAAAGTGTGTATTATAAGAAGAGTAAAATTCAAGGAGTAAGACGTACAAGAGAACTTGAACATATTGCTGGAATTGATAACTTAGAAACAATACATAAAGAATTTGGTATTAGATTCAAATTAAATCCATCAACAGTATATTTTAGTCCACGACTTGCAACAGAACGTTTACGTGTTGTAAAAGAAGTAAAAGAAAATGAAGTTATAATAGATTTCTTTGCAGGTATAGGTTCATTTCCAATAAGTATTGCACATAGGAAAAATGCTAAGATATACAGTGTAGATATTAATCCTGAAGCATACAAGTATGTACAAGAAAATATTAAACTTAATAAATTAGTTGGAACTGTTATACCAATTGAAGGAGATATAAGAAAGGTAATTGATAAACTACCACTTGCTAATAGAATCATAATGAACCTACCTGGTACTGCTAAAGAATTTCTTACAGTTGCTATTAATCATCTACAAAAGGATGGTATCTTAAATTACTATGAATTCTCATCAGACTATGAAACAGTGATAAAAAGAGTAGAAAAAGCAGCCTATCCACGTGAAACTGATGTTTTAAATATTAGAAAAGTAAAATCTCAAAGTCCAGGAGTATGGCATATAGCCCTAGATATGAAAATTAAATAA
- a CDS encoding methanogenesis marker 15 protein: protein MIKIAQLSCGTEYSGVQKEIEKAAGMFGAQMVMPDVNLDDIDEAYEKFGLSCASSSLKLMIARAMSLVEGKNEADAVFICTCFRCAEAAIARNEVRRLIQNNTDLPVVTYSFTEKTKASELFIRMEALTTVVSRKSILAREKQEGLTLGIDSGSTTTKVALMENDEVLGTGWVKTGDIIGCTNDAINEAFAETDYTLDDVEAIGTTGYGRMTIGKHMGAKLIQEEISVNSKGAVYLAGAQKGEATVLDIGGMDNKVITVNNGIPDNFTMGGICAGASGRFLDMTSGRLGVDITELGPLAQKGNYKNAVLNSYCIVFGIQDLVTSLAGGASKEDAASAACYSVAEQVYEQQLQEIDVREPLIQVGGTSLVAGLVDAVQDILGGIDIIVPEYSQYIGAVGSAMLVSGLKDTDIDDSKRF from the coding sequence ATGATTAAAATAGCTCAACTATCTTGTGGAACAGAATATAGTGGTGTTCAAAAGGAAATTGAAAAAGCAGCAGGTATGTTTGGTGCACAAATGGTTATGCCTGATGTGAATTTAGATGACATTGATGAGGCTTATGAAAAATTTGGTTTAAGCTGTGCAAGTTCAAGTCTTAAATTAATGATTGCAAGGGCAATGTCCCTTGTAGAAGGTAAAAATGAAGCTGATGCAGTGTTTATATGTACTTGTTTTAGATGTGCAGAAGCAGCAATTGCAAGAAATGAAGTACGTAGATTAATACAAAATAATACTGATTTACCTGTAGTAACATATTCATTTACAGAAAAAACAAAAGCATCTGAATTATTTATTCGTATGGAGGCATTAACCACTGTAGTTTCAAGAAAAAGTATTCTTGCACGTGAAAAACAAGAAGGTCTTACTCTTGGTATAGATAGTGGTTCAACAACAACTAAAGTAGCATTAATGGAAAATGATGAAGTATTAGGTACTGGTTGGGTAAAAACTGGTGATATTATTGGTTGTACAAATGATGCTATTAATGAAGCATTTGCAGAAACTGATTATACACTTGATGATGTTGAAGCTATAGGGACCACTGGTTATGGGCGTATGACAATAGGTAAGCATATGGGTGCAAAACTTATTCAGGAAGAAATATCTGTAAATAGTAAAGGTGCTGTGTATTTGGCTGGTGCACAAAAAGGTGAAGCAACAGTTCTTGATATTGGTGGTATGGATAACAAGGTAATTACTGTAAATAATGGTATTCCTGATAACTTTACAATGGGTGGTATATGTGCTGGAGCATCTGGTCGTTTTTTAGATATGACTAGTGGGAGATTAGGTGTTGATATTACAGAACTTGGTCCACTTGCTCAGAAAGGTAATTATAAAAATGCTGTGTTAAATAGTTACTGTATAGTATTTGGTATTCAGGATCTTGTTACATCCCTTGCAGGTGGGGCTTCAAAAGAAGATGCTGCTAGTGCAGCATGTTATTCTGTTGCAGAACAAGTATATGAACAACAATTACAGGAAATTGATGTTCGTGAACCTTTAATACAAGTGGGAGGTACTTCTCTTGTAGCAGGTTTAGTTGATGCTGTTCAAGATATTCTTGGTGGTATTGATATTATTGTACCAGAATATTCACAGTATATTGGAGCAGTGGGATCTGCAATGCTTGTTTCTGGACTTAAAGATACAGATATTGATGATAGTAAAAGATTCTAA
- a CDS encoding methyl-coenzyme M reductase-associated protein Mmp3 has translation MQVKINDIEMDITAGSTVEDAIKLSNAPYISGTPIALIEGRQELESQVNKYKIETTGGSVIIELVDNAELLTDFWKKNYKKFINKVIRWTTSQEVAMGAVKSDLEPTNNEYLYNRWDVIISLSGFSNEATHIIFSKSKHQSIYSVPNQNKGIVATVVGGKRNILKLKNTDEIINIEPIIERKSVINSASVTDLSTTLKEGNELFTYVEIEANHEAPISFEHFLKIIEDGTFYVDYESESFIGNDKLRGLEKDSEVIEKRKRGAVTLRNQGAGVGRVYIYREDRVGVPSHNIIGYVSRGIQLLDTVKEHEKITIKTVPEKISTVALTQKDADIYLENLGIEHERDGLVDDDAIIVAQDPLYTVDIDKQKKLKTLGVPKDDFVEIELYADENPSSVWYFRKISGLLNGDVGHLRVNMAIKEMNIIMFKAVNKEAKGLIPEKLPDNKVNAWEICVSNTACKHVGNIGIRFEDNSEFGPTGESFSATNVIGKVVAGFDNLKAFKEGDTVYVKER, from the coding sequence ATGCAAGTAAAAATCAATGATATTGAAATGGATATAACTGCTGGTTCAACTGTTGAAGATGCTATTAAACTTTCTAATGCACCATATATCAGTGGTACACCTATTGCTTTAATTGAAGGTAGGCAAGAACTTGAAAGTCAAGTAAATAAATATAAAATAGAAACTACTGGTGGTAGTGTAATTATTGAATTAGTTGATAATGCAGAATTATTAACAGATTTCTGGAAAAAAAATTATAAGAAATTTATTAATAAAGTAATTCGTTGGACTACATCACAAGAAGTGGCTATGGGTGCAGTAAAATCTGATTTAGAGCCAACAAATAATGAGTATTTATATAATAGATGGGATGTAATCATCAGTTTATCTGGATTTTCAAATGAAGCTACTCATATTATTTTCTCTAAATCTAAACATCAATCAATTTATAGTGTACCTAATCAGAATAAGGGAATTGTTGCTACAGTTGTTGGTGGTAAAAGAAATATTCTTAAACTTAAAAATACTGATGAAATTATAAATATTGAACCTATTATTGAACGTAAAAGTGTTATTAATAGTGCATCAGTTACAGATTTATCAACAACACTAAAGGAAGGTAATGAATTATTTACTTATGTTGAAATTGAGGCAAATCATGAAGCACCAATATCCTTTGAACATTTTCTTAAAATAATAGAAGATGGAACTTTCTATGTAGACTATGAATCTGAAAGTTTTATTGGTAATGATAAATTAAGGGGCTTAGAAAAGGATTCAGAAGTTATTGAAAAAAGAAAACGTGGTGCAGTTACCCTAAGAAATCAGGGTGCTGGTGTAGGAAGAGTATATATCTACAGAGAAGATCGTGTAGGAGTACCTTCACATAACATAATTGGTTATGTATCTAGAGGTATACAGTTATTAGATACTGTTAAAGAACATGAAAAAATAACTATTAAAACAGTACCTGAAAAGATATCTACTGTTGCATTAACACAAAAAGATGCTGATATTTATCTTGAAAACTTAGGTATTGAACATGAACGTGATGGATTAGTTGATGATGATGCTATAATTGTTGCACAAGACCCACTTTATACTGTGGATATTGATAAACAAAAGAAACTTAAGACATTGGGAGTACCTAAGGATGATTTTGTTGAAATAGAATTATATGCTGATGAAAATCCAAGTTCAGTATGGTATTTTAGAAAAATTTCTGGTTTATTAAATGGTGATGTTGGACATCTACGTGTTAATATGGCAATAAAGGAAATGAATATAATCATGTTTAAAGCAGTGAATAAAGAAGCTAAAGGTTTAATTCCAGAAAAATTACCAGATAATAAGGTTAATGCTTGGGAAATATGTGTAAGTAACACTGCATGTAAACATGTTGGTAATATTGGTATTCGTTTTGAAGACAATAGTGAATTTGGTCCTACTGGTGAATCATTCAGTGCTACTAATGTGATTGGAAAAGTTGTTGCTGGATTTGATAATCTAAAAGCATTTAAAGAAGGAGATACTGTTTATGTCAAAGAACGCTAA
- a CDS encoding radical SAM protein yields MSHFAHVTQAHPCFNEKIHDKVGRIHIPIAPKCNIQCGFCTRSLNDVEKRPGVASCIMSIDEAMNHIRKTVKSMPINVIGVAGPGDSLCNPNTLKLFRKVKEEFPNLILCMSTNGLLVPKYADEIAEVGVKTVTITVNAVDVNIGSKIYDNIEYGGRIYHGVEGFKILLDNQLKGIEMLSKRGVIVKVNSVLIPGVNDKHIKEIASVVKSKGASIMNVLPLIPMNKFKDYERPGCGMLSEVREEVEEYLPVFRACTQCRADAFGIPGKKSDDFSLDLVPNSHY; encoded by the coding sequence ATGAGTCATTTTGCACATGTAACTCAGGCTCATCCATGTTTTAATGAAAAAATACATGATAAAGTTGGAAGAATTCATATTCCTATTGCACCAAAATGTAATATTCAATGTGGATTCTGTACAAGATCACTTAATGATGTAGAAAAAAGGCCGGGTGTAGCTTCATGTATCATGTCAATAGATGAGGCAATGAATCATATAAGAAAGACAGTTAAATCCATGCCTATTAATGTAATTGGTGTTGCAGGTCCTGGAGATTCATTATGTAATCCTAATACTTTAAAATTATTTAGAAAAGTTAAGGAAGAATTTCCTAATCTTATATTATGTATGAGTACTAATGGACTACTTGTACCTAAATATGCTGATGAAATAGCAGAAGTTGGTGTTAAAACTGTGACAATTACTGTTAATGCAGTGGATGTTAATATTGGTTCTAAAATATATGATAATATTGAGTATGGTGGAAGGATATATCATGGAGTTGAGGGTTTTAAAATTCTTTTAGATAATCAACTTAAGGGTATTGAAATGTTATCTAAACGTGGTGTTATTGTGAAGGTAAATTCTGTATTAATACCCGGAGTAAATGATAAACATATAAAAGAAATTGCATCTGTTGTTAAAAGTAAGGGTGCATCTATTATGAATGTCCTACCATTAATACCTATGAATAAATTTAAGGATTATGAACGTCCAGGTTGTGGCATGTTAAGTGAGGTAAGAGAGGAAGTTGAAGAATATCTTCCAGTATTTAGGGCATGTACTCAGTGTAGAGCTGATGCATTTGGAATACCTGGTAAAAAGAGTGATGATTTTTCATTGGATCTTGTACCTAACAGTCATTATTAA
- a CDS encoding methanogenesis marker 2 protein has product MDFNEIVESIRTFKGVTRKRSIADVREKLKDVYNVSGNVYLAFGDDAAAVDIGNNQLMLLATDGIWGALMDVNPWWAGYCSVLVNVNDIAAMGGRPMGMTNVLSSSNPEITAQIMDGIKEGVKKFGVPMVGGHTHPDTPYDALDVAISGIVDKDAVIPSCGAVNDDNVIVAIDLDGDVYPGTEINWDTTSDKSPSYVQNQINVMETIGKKHLVHAAKDISNPGIVGTLGMLLEASDMGAHIDLESIPRANDIDWISWFKMYPGSAFVLTAPEETTDETLSLLNKAHIDANCVGKVTSNHKLSMSYNNETKTVFDFSNEIIMGFSEDK; this is encoded by the coding sequence TTGGATTTTAATGAAATAGTAGAATCAATACGAACATTCAAGGGAGTTACACGTAAAAGATCTATTGCAGATGTTCGTGAAAAACTAAAGGATGTATATAATGTTTCAGGTAATGTGTATCTAGCTTTTGGTGATGATGCAGCGGCAGTTGATATTGGTAATAATCAATTAATGTTACTTGCTACTGATGGAATATGGGGTGCATTAATGGATGTTAATCCATGGTGGGCAGGATATTGTTCAGTTCTTGTTAATGTTAATGATATTGCTGCAATGGGTGGACGTCCAATGGGTATGACAAATGTATTATCATCATCTAATCCTGAAATTACTGCTCAAATAATGGATGGAATTAAGGAAGGTGTGAAAAAATTTGGAGTACCAATGGTGGGTGGACATACTCATCCTGATACACCTTATGATGCTTTAGATGTTGCAATTAGTGGTATTGTAGATAAAGATGCTGTTATACCTAGTTGTGGGGCAGTAAATGATGATAATGTAATAGTTGCTATTGATTTGGATGGTGATGTTTATCCAGGTACAGAAATTAATTGGGATACAACTAGTGATAAAAGTCCAAGTTATGTTCAAAATCAAATTAATGTAATGGAAACTATTGGTAAGAAACATTTAGTTCATGCAGCAAAGGATATTAGTAATCCTGGTATTGTTGGAACATTAGGTATGCTTCTTGAAGCATCTGATATGGGGGCTCATATAGACTTAGAAAGTATTCCACGTGCAAATGATATTGATTGGATTAGTTGGTTTAAAATGTATCCAGGTAGTGCTTTTGTTTTAACTGCACCTGAAGAAACAACAGATGAAACTTTAAGTCTTCTAAATAAAGCACATATTGATGCAAATTGTGTAGGTAAGGTTACATCTAATCATAAACTTTCCATGTCATACAATAACGAAACAAAAACAGTGTTTGATTTTAGTAATGAAATTATCATGGGTTTTTCAGAAGATAAATAA
- a CDS encoding methanogenesis marker 5 protein yields the protein MKVAIFPPNSMILADMVVRCGHEPLVVQKQMKQKVTSPDIDAPPFNMTEDDPISGLKYAAIEVPSGVRGRMSLFGPIIEEAEAAIIMNEAPYGFGCVGCARSSELTVFSLRRKDIPVLELDYPTSRDATVEMVHKINTFLDNLNNMEDDDND from the coding sequence ATGAAAGTTGCAATTTTTCCACCTAACTCTATGATTTTAGCAGATATGGTAGTTAGATGTGGTCATGAACCATTAGTTGTTCAAAAACAGATGAAACAGAAGGTAACAAGTCCAGATATTGATGCACCTCCATTTAACATGACTGAGGACGATCCAATAAGTGGTCTTAAATATGCTGCAATAGAAGTTCCCTCTGGTGTACGTGGTCGTATGTCTTTATTTGGTCCAATAATAGAAGAAGCAGAAGCTGCTATTATAATGAATGAAGCACCATATGGTTTTGGATGTGTAGGATGTGCTAGATCATCTGAATTAACAGTATTTTCATTAAGAAGAAAAGATATTCCAGTATTGGAGTTAGATTATCCTACATCTCGTGATGCAACTGTAGAAATGGTACATAAAATAAATACATTTCTTGATAACTTAAATAATATGGAAGATGATGATAATGATTAA
- the dph5 gene encoding diphthine synthase translates to MLYFIGLGLFSEDDISYKGFKALKSVDCIYAEFYTAKLMGGNIDNLIEKLDVPFITLKREDVEDANVIIKEAMTKDIAFVTAGDSLMATTHTELYVEAINKGIKTQIIHGSSIFSAAPGISGLQAYKFGKTTTVPFPDENFFPHSPYDAIKLNSQMGLHTLVLLDIQAHKDRYMTVNQALDYLSKVESERKEHVFDDDRIVIGIAQAGSKHPIVKGGRVSDVKNFDFGKPLHCIIVPANLHFIEAEALITLADVDKELLKDFL, encoded by the coding sequence TTGTTATATTTTATTGGTTTAGGATTATTTAGTGAAGATGATATTTCATATAAGGGTTTTAAAGCTCTTAAGAGTGTTGATTGTATTTATGCTGAATTTTATACTGCTAAGTTAATGGGTGGTAATATTGATAATTTAATTGAAAAATTAGATGTTCCATTTATTACATTAAAACGTGAAGATGTTGAAGATGCTAATGTTATTATTAAAGAAGCAATGACTAAGGATATTGCTTTTGTTACTGCAGGTGACTCTTTAATGGCAACTACTCATACAGAATTATATGTTGAAGCTATTAATAAGGGAATCAAAACACAGATTATACATGGTAGTAGTATTTTTTCTGCAGCTCCAGGTATCAGTGGTCTTCAAGCTTATAAATTTGGTAAAACAACCACTGTTCCTTTTCCTGATGAGAATTTCTTTCCACATTCACCATATGATGCTATTAAATTAAATTCTCAAATGGGTCTTCATACACTTGTATTACTTGATATTCAAGCTCATAAGGATAGATATATGACTGTTAATCAGGCATTAGATTATTTATCTAAAGTTGAATCTGAACGTAAAGAGCATGTATTTGATGATGATCGTATTGTTATTGGTATTGCTCAAGCTGGTAGTAAACATCCTATTGTAAAGGGTGGTAGAGTTAGTGATGTAAAGAATTTTGATTTTGGTAAACCTTTACATTGTATAATAGTTCCTGCTAATTTACATTTTATTGAGGCTGAGGCATTGATTACATTAGCTGATGTTGATAAAGAGTTACTTAAAGATTTTTTATAA
- the mtnA gene encoding S-methyl-5-thioribose-1-phosphate isomerase, which translates to MIRTLYWENNRLFLLDQTKLPHTIEYVECRTYTDVIDGIKTMKVRGAPAIGVSAAYGMALGELAGEDMDVIGDEIKSARPTAVNLFWAVDKVLDLVSRGKSAVDVAIEMEKDDVAINKKIGEYGNSIIDDNDTILTHCNAGALACAGYGTALGVIRAAHEANKNIDVICDETRPVLQGARLSVFEMQQENIPVRLIVDGAAGHMMQKGEVDKVIIGADRVAKDGVANKIGSLMVALAAKRYDIPFYVAAPMSTFDFENNIFDTIIEQRLPEEVLCINGKYISKKQTNVENPAFDIVESDLITGIITEEGIKKPL; encoded by the coding sequence ATGATTAGAACATTATATTGGGAAAATAACAGATTATTTTTATTAGATCAAACAAAACTTCCACATACAATAGAATATGTGGAATGTAGAACATATACTGATGTAATAGATGGAATTAAAACTATGAAGGTAAGAGGTGCTCCTGCAATAGGTGTATCTGCAGCTTATGGTATGGCTCTTGGAGAATTAGCTGGAGAGGACATGGATGTTATTGGTGATGAAATAAAATCTGCAAGACCTACTGCTGTAAATCTTTTTTGGGCCGTTGATAAAGTTCTTGATTTAGTATCCAGGGGTAAATCGGCAGTTGATGTTGCAATTGAAATGGAAAAGGACGATGTTGCTATTAATAAAAAGATTGGTGAATATGGAAATAGTATTATTGATGATAATGATACTATATTAACACATTGTAATGCAGGAGCATTAGCATGTGCAGGTTATGGTACAGCTCTTGGTGTTATTAGAGCAGCACATGAGGCTAATAAAAATATTGATGTAATATGTGATGAAACAAGACCAGTACTTCAGGGTGCAAGACTAAGTGTATTTGAGATGCAACAAGAAAATATACCTGTACGTTTAATTGTTGATGGTGCTGCAGGACATATGATGCAAAAAGGTGAAGTAGATAAGGTTATAATTGGTGCTGATAGGGTTGCAAAAGATGGTGTTGCTAATAAAATTGGTTCATTAATGGTTGCTCTTGCTGCTAAACGATATGATATTCCATTTTATGTTGCTGCACCAATGAGTACATTTGATTTTGAGAATAATATTTTTGATACTATAATAGAACAAAGATTGCCGGAGGAAGTGTTATGTATTAATGGTAAATATATTTCAAAAAAACAAACAAATGTGGAAAATCCGGCATTTGATATTGTTGAATCAGATTTAATAACTGGTATTATTACAGAGGAAGGTATTAAAAAACCATTATAA
- a CDS encoding methanogenesis marker 17 protein, which produces MYVECYDEVGAQVYDTLLRHALQDLKLARAISAVKLFIDPRDALFIGVVKLEKASQPIYLTDMASYVIEDNVLKIKIENENYLPDLLRVLWSKEGRVNVSQPDRYKIEIKNPTVDAENLMIIDPSHELKRKVYDALFRVMPEGFRMTRNASEGNLICLMSSDEIIDEKWNKKFEEVIEEVKNM; this is translated from the coding sequence ATGTATGTAGAGTGTTATGATGAAGTGGGTGCTCAAGTATATGATACATTACTAAGACATGCACTTCAAGATCTTAAATTAGCAAGGGCTATAAGTGCAGTTAAGTTATTTATTGATCCTAGAGATGCCTTATTTATTGGGGTAGTAAAACTAGAAAAAGCATCACAGCCAATATATTTAACTGATATGGCATCATATGTTATAGAGGATAATGTTTTAAAAATTAAGATAGAAAATGAGAATTATCTTCCAGATCTTTTAAGGGTATTGTGGAGTAAAGAGGGTCGTGTTAATGTTTCACAACCTGATAGATATAAGATTGAAATTAAAAATCCAACAGTTGATGCTGAGAATTTAATGATTATTGATCCATCACATGAACTTAAAAGAAAGGTATATGATGCATTATTTAGGGTTATGCCTGAAGGTTTTCGTATGACACGTAATGCTAGTGAAGGAAATTTAATTTGTCTTATGAGTAGTGATGAAATTATTGATGAGAAATGGAATAAGAAATTTGAAGAAGTGATTGAAGAAGTTAAAAATATGTGA
- a CDS encoding methanogenesis marker 5 protein produces MKIAVIPDGAMMIIHLVTKNGHEYLSSTNLSEEKLRKKDPYDDSFCDYDAPPFSMKDHERLTGNKYASCETPSGLRGRMSMFDFIIRDADAAIIMGPRPKGYKHMYNHLNELILFSCVGCYNHYKLLIQLIKQKDIPILELAYPDNREKIICMIDRINDFLQGLHTGKYKNEVINDDNLNCDMRPYKKKISLNDLEKIINEFN; encoded by the coding sequence ATGAAAATAGCAGTAATTCCTGATGGTGCTATGATGATTATTCATTTAGTAACTAAGAATGGTCATGAATATTTATCATCAACAAATCTTTCAGAGGAAAAATTACGAAAAAAGGATCCCTATGATGATTCTTTTTGTGATTATGATGCTCCACCATTTAGTATGAAGGATCATGAGAGATTAACTGGAAATAAGTATGCCTCATGTGAGACTCCATCAGGCCTACGTGGTCGTATGTCTATGTTTGATTTTATTATTAGGGATGCTGATGCTGCTATTATTATGGGTCCACGTCCTAAAGGTTACAAACATATGTATAATCATTTAAATGAATTGATATTATTTAGTTGTGTTGGATGTTATAATCATTATAAACTTTTAATACAGTTAATTAAACAAAAAGATATTCCAATACTTGAATTAGCATATCCTGATAATAGGGAGAAAATAATTTGTATGATAGATAGAATTAATGATTTTCTTCAAGGACTTCATACTGGCAAATATAAAAATGAAGTAATTAATGATGATAATTTAAATTGTGATATGAGGCCTTATAAAAAGAAGATATCATTAAATGATTTAGAAAAAATAATAAATGAATTTAATTAG
- a CDS encoding methanogenesis marker 6 protein → MSKNAKDIDTEFCHIPMGDGTYRDSNQKDKITRMIVLGPGCRVSSKELMNFLHLLELPINIRLTCYGANINGVREDIMEAIEKTRKLDPSHIFIKFRGFPPGDPRRCRAKRGGAREGFHQIEAEYKLLEDVSYALEHPKHVDLELPKKISVDDFKSIVDEVESKK, encoded by the coding sequence ATGTCAAAGAACGCTAAAGATATTGACACAGAATTTTGTCATATTCCAATGGGTGATGGAACATACAGAGATTCAAATCAGAAGGATAAAATAACTCGTATGATTGTTTTAGGTCCTGGATGTAGAGTAAGTTCAAAAGAATTAATGAATTTTTTACATTTACTTGAATTACCTATTAATATTCGTCTAACTTGTTATGGTGCAAACATTAATGGTGTTAGAGAAGATATTATGGAAGCAATTGAAAAGACTAGAAAATTAGATCCTAGTCATATTTTCATTAAATTTAGAGGTTTTCCTCCAGGTGATCCAAGGAGATGTAGAGCTAAAAGAGGGGGAGCTCGTGAAGGTTTTCATCAAATTGAAGCTGAATATAAATTACTAGAGGATGTAAGTTATGCTTTAGAACATCCAAAACATGTTGATTTAGAATTACCTAAAAAGATTTCAGTTGATGATTTTAAAAGTATTGTAGATGAAGTTGAATCTAAAAAATAG